In Penicillium oxalicum strain HP7-1 chromosome I, whole genome shotgun sequence, a single window of DNA contains:
- a CDS encoding Glyoxal reductase, with translation MSPQNIQHTLEMANSIPIPQLGFGVYQSPESVCTKSCLTALQSGYRHLDTAQYYGNEVQVGQAVRQSGLPREEIFLTTKVLVAEDSVEKTLEKCIDSVSKLDPASGYVDLFLIHSPNAGAEKRKIMWQALEKLQELGKTKSIGVSNFGIKHIEELKEYATVWPPHVNQIELHPWLQQREIVDWCHHHGVIVEAYCPLVRNMKAEDPTLVQVAQKHSVSVNQVLIRYSLQKGWVPLPKSDTPERIIANAKVFDFTLDEEDMSALDALDQGPAGAIVQAVDN, from the exons ATGTCGCCGCAAAACATCCAGCACACGCTGGAAATGGCCAACTCGATCCCAATCCCGCAACTTGGTTTCGGGGTCTACCAGTCTCCCGAATCAGTCTGCACCAAATCTTGTCTGACAGCCCTTCAAAGCGGGTATCGTCATCTTGACACTGCACAGTACTATGGTAATGAGGTGCAAGTTGGTCAAGCAGTCCGGCAGTCAGGCCTTCCTCGAGAGGAAATTTTCCTGACGACCAAAGTGCTGGTGGCCGAAGACTCTGTCGAGAAGACGCTTGAGAAATGCATCGACAGCGTGTCAAAATTGGATCCAGCCAGTGGCTACGTGGATCTTTTTCTGATCCACAGCCCCAATGCCGGTgccgaaaaaagaaaaattatGTGGCAGGCTCTCGAGAAGCTGCAGGAGTTGGGAAAGACGAAAAGCATTGGTGTGAGCAATTTCGGCATCAAGCACATCGAGGAGCTAAAAGAATATGCTACCGTGTGGCCACCACATGTGAATCAGATTGAG CTTCATCCTTGGCTGCAACAACGGGAGATTGTGGACTGGTGCCACCACCACGGGGTGATCGTCGAGGCATACTGCCCCCTCGTGCGCAACATGAAGGCTGAAGACCCGACTCTGGTTCAAGTCGCTCAGAAGCACTCTGTTTCCGTCAATCAGGTACTGATCCGGTACAGTCTGCAGAAAGGGTGGGTGCCGCTCCCCAAGAGTGACACTCCAGAACGGATCATTGCCAATGCCAAGGTCTTTGATTTTACGTTagacgaggaggatatgTCTGCTCTGGATGCTCTTGATCAGGGCCCGGCTGGTGCCATTGTCCAGGCTGTGGACAATTAG